The genomic region TCTTCGAAGCACGCCGCGAAGCCCTGTTCCGCCACCGTCTCCAGCTCTGCCAGCAGGCGGGTGCCGTCCACCACGGTCTTCTCGGTGTAGGCGTCGAGCGGCAGCGATACGAGCCGCTTGCGTTCGGCGTCGGGGAGGAACGCGAGCAGGACCTTGCCCGACGAGGTGGCGTGCAGCGGGGTGCGCTGGCCGATCCAGTTCACGGCGGAGACGGCCGCGGAGCCGCGGGCCTGGGTGATGTTGATGGCGACGCCGGCGTCGTGGACGGCGATGTTGACGGTCTCGCCGAAGGAGTCGGCGAGCGACTGGCAGACGGGCTGGCCGAGCTTGGTGAGGTCCATCCGGCCGGTGGCGGCGCCGGCGAGCCTGACCACGCCGAAGCCGATCGCGTACTTGCCGCGTTCTCCGAGCTGCTCGACGAGGCCTCGGGCCTCCAGCACGGACACGAGTCTCGACACCGTGGACTTGTGCACGCCCAGCTCACCCGCGATCTCGGTGATGCCGGCCTCACCCTGGGCGAGCATTTCCAGCACGCTGATGGCCCGGTCGACGGACTGCACCTGAGCTACCGAGTCGGAGTTGCCCATCGCGCAACAGTAACCGGGAAGCAAAACACCCGGCTGAACTCTTGACGGCGAGTCGCCGGAGCCGGACATTGTGTTGCGTCATTCGGAACGTGTGTCGTGTCACGCAACGGAGGCCGACGATGATCCGCGCCTGCGCTCTCACGGACCTGCCCCCAGGAGAGGCGGTGCGCATCGTCGGTCCTCATGCGCCGATCGCCGTCTTCAACGTCGGCGGCGTCCTCTACGCCATTGACGACACCTGCACCCACCAGGACGCATCCCTCAGCGAGGGGTGGCTGGAGGGGTGCCTCGTCGAATGTCCGCTGCACGCCGCGTCGTTCGACCTTCGCACGGGCGAGCCCACGGGTCTGCCCGCCAAAAGACCGGTGAAGACCTACGCCGTTTCTGTGGAAGATGGAGTGGTCTGGATCGATGTCGAGGTGAACAAGGACGTGGCGTGAGGACGATCGCGATCATCGGTGCTTCGCTGGCCGGTTTGAGGTCGGCGCAGGCACTGCGCCAGCAGGGGTTCGACGGACGGCTCGTCGTCGTGGGTGACGAGGTGCACCTGCCCTACGACCGGCCGCCGCTGTCGAAGGACTTCCTGCTCGGCAAGTGCGAGGCCGTGCCGCTCGCCGACCAGGAGGACCTCGACGCGCTGGACGCCGAGTGGCGGCTCGGCGTGCGGGCCACCGGACTGCTCTCCACGCGGGAGGTCGCGCTCAGCGACGGCGGCACCGTCGAGGCCGACGGGCTCGTCATCGCCACCGGCGGCATCCCGCGGACCATGCCCGGCACGCACGTCCTGCGCACCCTCGACGACGCGACCCGGCTGCGCGACGCGTTCGCCGACGCCCAGCACGTCGGCATCATCGGCGCCGGGTTCATCGGCGCGGAGATCGCGTCCAGCGCGCGTGCCCTCGGCAAGGAGGTCACGGTCGTCGAGGCGTTGCCGACTCCGTTGACGCGGGTGCTGGGTGCGGAGATGGGCGCTGCATGTGGACAGCTGCACGGCGACCACGGCTCAACGTTGATAACCGGGATCAATGTTGATTCGGTCAACATTGACGGCGGAATCAAGCTCGCGGACGGCCGTCATGTCGGTGCTGACGTCGTCGTTGCAGGGATCGGCACGCGTCCAGCTACTGACTGGCTCGCGGGTGGACCGGTCAACCTCGGCAACGGCGTCGTGTGCGACGCGGGCGGCGTGACGAACCTGAAGAACGTCGTCGCCGTCGGGGACGTCGCGAACTGCGCAGGCCACCGCGCCGAGCACTGGACGTCCGCCACCGAGCAGGCGCAAGTTGCCACCCGGAACTTGCTGGCGGGCGAGACCGTCGCCACCCACACCAACGGCGGCTACGTGTGGTCGGACCAGTACGGCGTGCGGATCCAGTTCATCGGACGAGCGACGAACGACGTTCGCGTCGAAGATGGGTCCATCGAGGACCGGAAGTTCGTCGCGACCTATCGAGATGGTGAGAACCCGGAAGACGTCGTCGGAATCCTGGCGATGAGCAATGCTCGGCTCTTCACCCGGCTCCGCCGGAACCTGAAGTAGGACGGTCGTCACGGTTTGACCGCCACCGGCGACCGGCAATACCCCGATGTCCTACGTGGACATACGAACAGGGAGGCCTCCGTGTCGCCGGTGCGGCAGATCATCAACCCCTACGACCAGAGTGTTCTCACCGAGGTCGAGGACCAAACCCGCGAACAGGCGATCACCGCGATCGCGAAGGCCAGAACCGCTTTCGACCACGGCGACTGGCAGCACTCGGCGCCGGAGCACCGCGCCGCCGTGCTCAACCGGGTCGCCGACCTGCTGGAGCGCGACAAGGAGGACATCGCCCGCACCGAGACCCTCGACACCGGCAAGACGCTGGTGGAGAGCCGGATCGACGTGGACGACGTCGTGTCGGTCTTCCTGGCCGGCCTGCTGCACCCCAAGATCGTCCAGGGCACCCCGGACGACGTCATCAGCCGCATCGACCACGAACCCGTCGGCGTCTGCGGCATGATCGCGCCCTGGAACTACCCGCTGCTGCAGGTGTCCTGGAAGATCGCGCCCGCGCTGCTGGCCGGCAACACGCTGGTGGCCAAGCCGAGCGAGATCACCCCGCTCACCACCATCAAGCTGTTCGAGCTGCTCGCTGAGGCAGGACTGCCCGACGGTGTCGCGAACCTCGTCCTCGGCACCGGGCCCGAGGTCGGCGCCCCGCTGAGCGAGCACCCGGACGTGGACCTGATCTCGTTCACCGGCAGCCTCGCGACCGGCCGGCGGATCATGGCCGCCGCGGCCGGGACGGTGAAGAAGGTCGCACTCGAACTGGGCGGCAAGAACCCGAACATCGTCTTCGCGGACGCCGACCTGGACGTCGCCGTCGACTACGCGCTCACCGCCGCGTTCTTCCACGCCGGTCAGGTCTGCTCGTCCGGCACGCGCCTGATCGTGCACGACGACGTCTACGACGACTTCGTCACCGAGGTCGCGCGCCGGGCCGACCTCATCAAGCTGGGCAACGGTTTCGACCCCGACACCGAGTCCGGTCCGCTCGTCAGCGCCGAGCACCGCGCCAAGGTCGAGGGCTACGTCGAGATCGCCAAGCAGGAGGGCGCCACCCTCAAGGCAGGCGGCAGGCGGCCGGAGGAACCCGAGCTGCAGAACGGTTTCTTCTTCCGCCCCACCGTGTACGCGGACTGCCACCAGGACATGAAGCTCGTCCAGGACGAGACGTTCGGCCCGATCATCACCGCGGAACGCTTCCAGACCGAGGAAGAGGCCGTCGCGCTCGGCAACAACACCGACTACGGCCTCGCCGGCGGTGTGTGGAGCCAGGACGTCGACAAGGCGCAGCGGGTGGCCAAGAAGCTGCGCCACGGCACCATGTGGATCAACGAGTTCGGCGCCTACCTGCCGCAGGCCGAGTGGGGCGGATTCAAGCGTTCCGGTGTCGGCCGCGAGCTCGGCACCGCCGGTCTGCACGAGTACACGGAGCCCAAGCACGTCTACCAGAACCTCAAGCCACAAGCCCAGAACTGGTTCGCGCGAGGGGACGCCAGGTGACCGCGCACGACTACGTGATCGTCGGCGGCGGTACGGCGGGCTGCGTGCTCGCGGCAAGGCTGACCGAGGACGAGAACGTCACGGTCGCGGTCATCGAGGGCGGTCCGTCCGACGTGGGCGACGAGAAGATCCTGAACCTGCGCAACTGGATCAAACTGCTCGAGACCGAGTACGACTACGACTACCCGACGGTCGAGCAGCCCAACGGCAACTCGCACATCCGGCACAGCCGCGCGAAGGTCCTCGGCGGCTGCTCCAGCCACAACACGCTGATCTGCTTCACCCCGTTGCCGCAGGACTTCGACGAGTGGGGCCACGGCTGGACCTGGGACGCGCTCGGCCCGTACTACGACAGGGTCGCGCTCAACATCATCCCGGTCGAGGAGAAGGACAGGAACCCCATCGCGAAGGACTTCGTCGCCGCGGCCCGGCGGGCGACGAACGTCCCGGAGGTCAACGACTTCAACGAGAGGCCCTTCGCGGACGGCGTCGGCTTCTTCTCCATCGCCTACCACCCGGAGAAGAACAACCAGCGGTCGTCTGCGAGCACCGCCTACCTGCACCCGATCCTGGACAGCCGCAAGAACCTGACGCTGCTGCTCGACACCTGGGCGAGCAAGATCGAGTTCGACGGCACCCGCGCGATCGGCGTGCACACCGACAAGGGTTACGTCGAGGCGAACAGGGAAGTCCTGCTGTGCGCGGGCGCCATCGACACGCCCCGGCTGCTGAACCTGTCGGGTGTCGGCGACGCGGAACACCTGAGCAGCATCGGCATCGAGGTCAAGCACGACCTGCCCGGCGTCGGCGAGAACCTGCTCGACCACCCGGAGTCGGTGATCGTCTGGGAGACCACGGCACCGTTGCCGCCCAACTCGGTGATGGACTCCGACGCCGGCCTGTTCATCCGGCGGGACACCTCCGACCCGCGGCCGGACCTGATGTTCCACTTCTACCAGATCCCGTTCACCACCAACACCGAACGCCTCGGCTACCCGAAGGTGGAGCACGGCGTGTGCATGACGCCGAACATCCCGCGCCCGCACAGCAAGGGCCGCATGTGGCTGAAGTCCAGCGACCCGGCGGAGAAGCCCGCGCTCGACTTCGGCTACTTCACCCACCCCGACGGCTACGACGAGCAGACGCTGGTCGACGGCTTCAAGATCGCGCGGAAGATCGCCGAGCAGGAGCCGCTGAAGTCGTGGCTCAAGCGGGAGATCGCCCCCGGCCCGGACGTCACGAGCGACGAGGCGTTGTCCGAGTACGGCCGCAGGGCCGCGCACACCGTCTACCACCCGGCGGGCACCTGTGCGATCGGGTCCGTTGTGGACGGTGAGCTGAAGGTCATCGGGCTCGACGGCCTGCGGGTCGTCGACGCGTCCGTGTTCCCCACCATGCCGACGGTGAACCCCATGGTCACCGTTCTCATGATTGGAGAGCGCGCCGCCGACCTGATCAGGGAGGCGTGATGACGGCGGCCCTCGACGAGGCGGGGCGGCTCAAGGACCTCGGGTACACCTCCGAGTTCAAGCGGGACATGAGTCCCTGGGCCAACTTCTCGCTCGGCTTCACCTACCTCTCCCCCGTCGTCAGCACGTACACGTTGTTCGGCACCGCCCTCGCGCTGGGCGGTCCGCCGATGATCTGGAGCTTCGTCGTCGCGGGCGTCGGCCAGTTCCTGGTCGCGCTCGTGTTCGGCGAGCTGGTGGCGCAGTACCCGGTCGCGGGTGGCGTGTACCCGTGGGCGCGCCGGCTGTGGGGCAAGCGCTGGGCGTGGATGACCGGCTGGGTCTACCTGATCGCCCTGCTGGTCACGATCGCGTCCGTCAGCTACGGCGCCGGCCCCTACCTGGCCACGCTCCTCGGCTACACCGCCACGGTCGGCAACACCGTGCTGTGCGCGGTCGCGATCATCGTGGTCTCGACGCTGATCAACTACGCCGGCACGAAGGTGCTGAGCTGGGCCGCGATCTCCGGGTTCGCCGCGGAGATCATCGGCGCGCTCGCGGTCGGCATCTGGCTGCTGGTGGACAACCGGATCCACGGCCTGGGCGTGCTGTTCGACAGCTTCGGCGCGGAGGGCTCCGGCAGCTACCTGCCGGCGTTCTTCGCGGCGGGCATCATCGGCCTCTACCAGTACTACGGGTTCGAGGCCTGCGGTGACACGGCGGAGGAGGTCAAGGACCCCGGCCGGGTGATCCCGAAGGCCATGCGCCGCACCATCTACATCGGCGGCGCGGCGGCCACGTTCGCGTGCCTGTCGCTGCTGCTCGCGGTGCCGGACTTCGGCAAGGTGATCTCCGGCGAGGACGCCGACCCGGTCACGAACATCTTGACGAACGCCTTCGGCCCGGTCGGGTACAAGATCGTGATCGCGGTCGTGCTGATCTCGTTCCTGTCCTGCACGATGTCGTTGCAGGCGGCGGCGTCCCGGCTGACGTACTCCTACGCCCGCGACAAGATGTTGTCCGGGCACAAGGCGCTCGCGAAGTTCAACCAGAAGCGGCACATCCCGCCGTACGCGCTGGCACTGGCCGGCGTCGTCCCGGTCGTCGCGGCGTCCTTCTCCCGCCCCAGCTGACGCAACGCCCGCAGGCACCGGCGGGCCTCCTCGTAGGCGGCCGCGATCGCCACCGGCCCCACCACCGGCCCGGACGCGCCCACCGTGGCGCCCAACGCACGGGCGACCTCGTGGGCGACCGCCGTCGACGCCGAGGGCAACGCCAGCACGACATCACGGTCGCGGGAGCCCGCGAGTCCTCTGTGGACCGAGGCGTAGTGCGTCGCCGCGCCCAGGTTCCCGTCCGCCACCAGCACGACGTGCGGGTCGGTCAGCTCGACGCCGACCCTCCGCGCCCGGGCGAGCAGCCCGGCCGGGTCCCGGCCGTCGAGGATGTCGGTGATCAGCTCACCGCGGACCTTGTTCTCCGCCTCCGCCACGGTCCGGCGCAGCAGCAACAACAACGCCGTCACGACCGCGGACCGTTCGAACAGCCGCCGGTCCGCGTCGGACAGGTCGGGCCGCCCGGTCAGCGTGATCCCGCCGAGCAGCTCGGAGCCGGCCAGCACCGCGCACACCCAGACGCCGTCGATCAGCACCGCCCGGCCGTTGGCCCGCACCGCCGGCGTCGGGGCCGTCTCCAGCACCTCCACCGGCCCGCCCAGCAGCTCGCTCACCGCGGCGGTGACGTCGGCGGAGGAACCACCGCGCAGCACCAGGTCGGTGAGCCGGTCGTGGGCCTCCTCGGCCCGCTTCATCGCGGCGTTGTTGGCCTGGATGGTCTCGAACAGCGACGCCGTGTCGATCGCGATGGCCGCGTGGTCGGCCAGCGACTGCAGCAGCGAGACCTCCTCCGGCGGGAACTCCCGCGCGGTCCGGTCGGCCGCGTAGAGCACGCCGATGACCTTCGAGTCGAGCTTCAGCGGCACGCCGAGGATCGCCACGAGCCCCTCGTCGCGCACCGCCGAGTCGATCGGGCCGGTGTGGTTGAACCGGGCGTCCGCGAAGTAGTCGGAGGTCGCGTAGGGCAGCGAGGTCTGCGCGACCAGCCCGCCGAGACCCTCTCCGAGGCCGAGCCGGACCTGTTGGAAGAGCGGCGAGACCGACCCGTCCGTCACCCTCATGTAGGTGCCGGCCGGGTCGTTCATCGACAGGTACGACAGGTCGGTGCCGAGCAGCGTGCGCGCCCTCCGCACGATCGAGCGGAGGACCGCGTCCGGGTCGCGCATGCCCGCGAGCTCGGACGCGGTGTCGAACAACGCCGCCAGTTCGGCTTCACGCCGTCGTGTCACACCCCAACCCTGTCACGTTCCTCCAGATCCGCACCACGGGTCTCCTTGGCGAAGATGATCGCGACCACGGTGATCACGCAGGTGATGACGACGTAGACGGCGATCGGGAACGACGACCCGTACGCCTGCAGCAGCGCGGTCGCGATGAGCGGGGCCAGCGCGCCGGCCGCGATCGAGGCGAGCTGGTAGCCGACCGACGCACCCGAGTAGCGCACCCGCGTCCCGAACAGCTCCGAGAAGAAAGCGGCCTGCGGGCCGTACATCGCGCCGTGCAGCACGAGTCCGACGGTTGTGGCGAGGGTGATCAGCACCGGGTCCTTGGTGTCGAGCAGCGCGAAGAACGCGAAGATCCACCCGGCCATACCGACGGCGCCGACGAGGTAGATCGACCGCCGCCCGAACCTGTCCGAGAGGTGGCCCCACACCGGGATCGTGATCAGGTGCACGGCCGAGGCGACCAGCACCGCGTTGAGGCCCACCGACTTCGACAGTCCCAGCCCGGTGACGACGTACACGAGGATGAACGCCGTGATCACGTAGTAGGACACGTTCTCGGCGAACCGCGCGCCCATCGCGATCAGCACCTCGCGCCAGTTGTGCTTGAGCAGCAGCAGCGCGGGCGCCTTCTCCTCGGCCTGCCCCTGTGCCGTCTTCTCCTTGGCCGCCTTCTCCTGTGCCGCCCTCTCCTGGGCAGCCAGGAAGATCGGCGACTCCGAGACGGTGAGCCGGATCCACAGGCCGATCACCACGAGCACGCCGGAGAGCAGGAACGGGATGCGCCAGCCCCACGCGAGGAAGTCCTCATCGGACTGCACCGCCGCCAGGACCGCGAGCACGCCCGTCGCGAGCAGGTTGCCGCACGGCACCGGCCTGAGGCCACGACGCCCAGAACCCCCGCCGCTTCGGGTCACCGTGCTCGGAGACGATGAGCACGGCACCGCCCCACTCGCCGCCGAGCGCGAAGCCCTGCACCAGCCGCAGGAACGTCAGCAGCAACGGCGCCGCGACACCGACCGTCGCGTACGTCGGCAGCACGCCCATCAGCATCGTCGCGCCACCCATCAGCAACAACGACAGCACGAGCAGCTTCTTGCGCCCCAACCGGTCGCCGTAGTGACCGAACACCAGCCCGCCCAACGGCCGCGCCAGGAAGCCGATCGCGTAGGTGGTGAACGCGAGCAGCGTGCCGGTCAGCGGATCGGCGGTCGGGAAGAAGAGCTTGTTGAACACCAGGGCGGCGGCCGACCCGTAGAGGAAGAAGTCGTACCACTCCACGGTTGTTCCGATGAGTGACGCCCCAACCACTTTCTTGATCATCGACAACTCCTCATTGAGCAGTCCAGCCGCCGTCGACGGCCAACGACGTACCGGTCACAAAACTGTTGTCGCACAACCACAGCACGGCCTGCGCCACCTCTTCGGGCTCGATCAGCCGCTTGACCGCGCTGCGCTGCAGGAAGATCTTCTCCGCGACGTCGGCCTCGGGGATGTCGTGCACCCGCGCCTGGTCGGTGATCTGCTTCTCCACCAACGGGGTCCGCACGTAGCCGGGCGCCACGCAGTTGGACGTCACGCCGTGCGGGGCGCCTTCGAGGGCGGCGACCTTGGAGAACCCCTCCAGGCCGTGCTTCGCCGACACGTAGGCGGACTTGAAGGCGGACGCGCGCAGGCCGTGCACGCTGGTGACGTGGACCAGGCGGCCCCAGCCGCGGTCGTACATGTGCGGCAGGACGTGCCGGGTGAGCCGGAACGCGGCGCCGAGCATCAGTTCCAGCATCGCCGAGAAGCGGTCGGCGGGGAACTCGTGGATGGGCGCGACGTGCTGCACGCCAGCGTTGTTGACCAGGACGTCGATCTCGGCGGGCAGCGACTCGACGGAGCCGGTGAGGTCGAGGACGTGCCCGATCCCGCCGAGCTCCTCGGCGAACGTCAGCACGTGCGGATCGCGGTCTACCAGGTGGACTTCGGCGCCTGCGGACGACAGGGCGCGAGCGCAGGCCAGCCCGATGCCGCTGGCGGCTCCGGTGACCAGTGCGGTGTGGCCCGTGACACTCGACATGGCCGGAAACGGTAGGCGTGACACGCCGTGACCGACATGTGGCAGCTCCACATATTGCCTGGTGGCCGAGTGGGTTTAGCCACCATTTAGCGAGATTCCGGCATAGGTGGCGAGGTCACCGGGTACTGGGGCGTAAGCTCCCGTCACCTGAACGGGGGAAGATCCAGAAGAGGGGGACCAACCATGTCTTTGACACCCATTTACGACGACCTCCTGCGCGAGCTCGAAGAGATCGCGCAGGAGGCCGGGTTGACCAGCTCGGAGCCCACTCCCGAGCCCGTCGGCCAGTAGCTACCTCGGTGCGGCGATCAGGTCGGCCGGGACCGGCTGGTCC from Lentzea guizhouensis harbors:
- a CDS encoding IclR family transcriptional regulator, whose amino-acid sequence is MGNSDSVAQVQSVDRAISVLEMLAQGEAGITEIAGELGVHKSTVSRLVSVLEARGLVEQLGERGKYAIGFGVVRLAGAATGRMDLTKLGQPVCQSLADSFGETVNIAVHDAGVAINITQARGSAAVSAVNWIGQRTPLHATSSGKVLLAFLPDAERKRLVSLPLDAYTEKTVVDGTRLLAELETVAEQGFAACFEELELGLHAVAVPVRGHRGEVVAAMSASGPSYRLSRQRVEEIVPAMSTAAADLSAQLGYFAG
- a CDS encoding bifunctional 3-phenylpropionate/cinnamic acid dioxygenase ferredoxin subunit; the protein is MIRACALTDLPPGEAVRIVGPHAPIAVFNVGGVLYAIDDTCTHQDASLSEGWLEGCLVECPLHAASFDLRTGEPTGLPAKRPVKTYAVSVEDGVVWIDVEVNKDVA
- a CDS encoding NAD(P)/FAD-dependent oxidoreductase, with translation MRTIAIIGASLAGLRSAQALRQQGFDGRLVVVGDEVHLPYDRPPLSKDFLLGKCEAVPLADQEDLDALDAEWRLGVRATGLLSTREVALSDGGTVEADGLVIATGGIPRTMPGTHVLRTLDDATRLRDAFADAQHVGIIGAGFIGAEIASSARALGKEVTVVEALPTPLTRVLGAEMGAACGQLHGDHGSTLITGINVDSVNIDGGIKLADGRHVGADVVVAGIGTRPATDWLAGGPVNLGNGVVCDAGGVTNLKNVVAVGDVANCAGHRAEHWTSATEQAQVATRNLLAGETVATHTNGGYVWSDQYGVRIQFIGRATNDVRVEDGSIEDRKFVATYRDGENPEDVVGILAMSNARLFTRLRRNLK
- a CDS encoding aldehyde dehydrogenase family protein, producing the protein MSPVRQIINPYDQSVLTEVEDQTREQAITAIAKARTAFDHGDWQHSAPEHRAAVLNRVADLLERDKEDIARTETLDTGKTLVESRIDVDDVVSVFLAGLLHPKIVQGTPDDVISRIDHEPVGVCGMIAPWNYPLLQVSWKIAPALLAGNTLVAKPSEITPLTTIKLFELLAEAGLPDGVANLVLGTGPEVGAPLSEHPDVDLISFTGSLATGRRIMAAAAGTVKKVALELGGKNPNIVFADADLDVAVDYALTAAFFHAGQVCSSGTRLIVHDDVYDDFVTEVARRADLIKLGNGFDPDTESGPLVSAEHRAKVEGYVEIAKQEGATLKAGGRRPEEPELQNGFFFRPTVYADCHQDMKLVQDETFGPIITAERFQTEEEAVALGNNTDYGLAGGVWSQDVDKAQRVAKKLRHGTMWINEFGAYLPQAEWGGFKRSGVGRELGTAGLHEYTEPKHVYQNLKPQAQNWFARGDAR
- a CDS encoding GMC family oxidoreductase: MTAHDYVIVGGGTAGCVLAARLTEDENVTVAVIEGGPSDVGDEKILNLRNWIKLLETEYDYDYPTVEQPNGNSHIRHSRAKVLGGCSSHNTLICFTPLPQDFDEWGHGWTWDALGPYYDRVALNIIPVEEKDRNPIAKDFVAAARRATNVPEVNDFNERPFADGVGFFSIAYHPEKNNQRSSASTAYLHPILDSRKNLTLLLDTWASKIEFDGTRAIGVHTDKGYVEANREVLLCAGAIDTPRLLNLSGVGDAEHLSSIGIEVKHDLPGVGENLLDHPESVIVWETTAPLPPNSVMDSDAGLFIRRDTSDPRPDLMFHFYQIPFTTNTERLGYPKVEHGVCMTPNIPRPHSKGRMWLKSSDPAEKPALDFGYFTHPDGYDEQTLVDGFKIARKIAEQEPLKSWLKREIAPGPDVTSDEALSEYGRRAAHTVYHPAGTCAIGSVVDGELKVIGLDGLRVVDASVFPTMPTVNPMVTVLMIGERAADLIREA
- a CDS encoding GAF domain-containing protein, whose protein sequence is MTRRREAELAALFDTASELAGMRDPDAVLRSIVRRARTLLGTDLSYLSMNDPAGTYMRVTDGSVSPLFQQVRLGLGEGLGGLVAQTSLPYATSDYFADARFNHTGPIDSAVRDEGLVAILGVPLKLDSKVIGVLYAADRTAREFPPEEVSLLQSLADHAAIAIDTASLFETIQANNAAMKRAEEAHDRLTDLVLRGGSSADVTAAVSELLGGPVEVLETAPTPAVRANGRAVLIDGVWVCAVLAGSELLGGITLTGRPDLSDADRRLFERSAVVTALLLLLRRTVAEAENKVRGELITDILDGRDPAGLLARARRVGVELTDPHVVLVADGNLGAATHYASVHRGLAGSRDRDVVLALPSASTAVAHEVARALGATVGASGPVVGPVAIAAAYEEARRCLRALRQLGREKDAATTGTTPASASAYGGMCRFWLNFASALCPDNILSRA
- a CDS encoding 3-hydroxybutyrate dehydrogenase — its product is MSSVTGHTALVTGAASGIGLACARALSSAGAEVHLVDRDPHVLTFAEELGGIGHVLDLTGSVESLPAEIDVLVNNAGVQHVAPIHEFPADRFSAMLELMLGAAFRLTRHVLPHMYDRGWGRLVHVTSVHGLRASAFKSAYVSAKHGLEGFSKVAALEGAPHGVTSNCVAPGYVRTPLVEKQITDQARVHDIPEADVAEKIFLQRSAVKRLIEPEEVAQAVLWLCDNSFVTGTSLAVDGGWTAQ